The proteins below are encoded in one region of bacterium:
- a CDS encoding T9SS type A sorting domain-containing protein has product MYKLLFACVLFLWTGICYSLEDNITGWYVGNTEVHIVVDFVTADSCVLYRGSSCLGTFSENLIYRDKGLTKNTPYTYTAYFHEDTSISTKVVNITTGQVKGWIEYPTIWRTTESPFYVEEGGITVSGDSGKLTIEPGVKVFFRDTFGSIMVQKGLLEVAGTQGTPVFFGPETPTSYFNGIFIWGDETDHSEISMQWAEIRRGYWGIHLEKTFSSNVSNTSITNCYYSGIVCSDGVPTINNCFIADNLVGIHCTSNSAPVISQCEIVNNTLSGIQSGGGATPVANGNNFACSDSFAINNTDPSVTINAQNCWWGNITGPVHSGNKYAKLGEKVSDYVNYQNFKKDGPYNVSTASIDLRIDSIKVMQATDDMDMIQAGKGATVRLFLNIGRCKEVEDVIARLDFNGQYFSSAFDVNSDGPKTIKCSQSWVTRELLDGQNTINFYIPYRLVNEGSLSINAEVDHLNSISERDEDNNEVDTSGTIKPVPPQWIVYYYGLRGGAWSFPGSGPTEEEIKEFSMKNHSFLESAYPCRFLAIHQGWSAPGAAGITVSAMAYLKSKLLLTYGNALAVGIVPADYMPEHGISAGGIYRYTALVTYRDYKDDQWCAAHELSHSFDILDEYYDIDNPETLPWKELEKRYPNGYMASNGWWAEKKRDGCIYNICPKDSASGANVYSFMGNNANIKHWIPKVDFDALYTKLCVTKKSQVDRRLLVNLILYANDSTVAMPFYELQPGNPDIGTQGDYELQCLNATSNVLASMKFNADFSEIDTSCGLGVFYVCVGLEYPVNTARIVLKHGAQNIFQRILTPSSPTVKLLSPTGGSIQDSIVVAWSADDPDGDTLAYAVLYKSSSGAGWMPLVSDLKDTSYTVDANWLNSDSAFFKIIATDGINSTEDSSDAASGIANRFPSLSISKPSDSSSFAHTQEIMLSGSAYDQEDGTLPESCLVWISNIDDTLGRGSSIKSTLSLGAHQIYFSGVDNNDAETIDTITLFVVADTLPDLFIAEQDINAPDTVGILDTCYIRATIHNGIRDVNCIGTIYINLCDSAHELKSEAISIEANSTAQILTLWTPTVSVKDTIIVKITETDLPETDTTNNIAKKAIYVRTIGEDSDQRIPKVFFLSQNYPNPALSSTNIRFGIPSAGTVNLTVYDITGRTVKNLVANKEYKPGYYTIVWDRCNNRGEKVSSGVYFIRLNKDNNRLTRKTVLLK; this is encoded by the coding sequence ATGTATAAGCTTTTATTCGCTTGCGTTTTGTTTTTATGGACAGGAATCTGTTATTCACTGGAAGACAATATCACAGGGTGGTACGTTGGAAACACAGAAGTTCACATCGTAGTAGATTTCGTTACTGCTGATTCGTGTGTTCTCTACAGAGGCAGTTCTTGCTTGGGAACCTTCAGCGAGAACCTTATCTATAGAGACAAGGGACTCACAAAAAACACACCGTACACTTACACTGCCTACTTTCATGAGGATACTTCTATCTCTACAAAAGTAGTAAATATCACAACAGGCCAGGTAAAAGGCTGGATAGAGTATCCCACTATCTGGCGTACTACTGAAAGCCCATTTTATGTAGAGGAAGGTGGGATTACTGTAAGTGGTGATTCGGGGAAACTCACAATAGAGCCGGGTGTTAAGGTTTTCTTTAGAGACACATTTGGGAGCATTATGGTTCAAAAAGGTCTTCTTGAGGTAGCGGGCACCCAAGGGACTCCGGTATTTTTTGGCCCTGAGACACCAACATCCTATTTCAATGGTATATTTATATGGGGAGATGAGACAGACCATTCGGAGATTTCTATGCAGTGGGCTGAGATACGTCGTGGTTACTGGGGTATCCATCTCGAGAAAACTTTTTCCTCAAACGTATCCAATACATCAATTACAAACTGCTACTACTCGGGAATAGTCTGCTCTGACGGTGTTCCTACCATAAACAATTGTTTTATTGCTGATAATCTTGTAGGAATTCACTGCACCAGCAATTCAGCTCCTGTTATAAGCCAATGTGAAATAGTTAATAATACCTTGTCGGGGATACAATCGGGTGGTGGGGCAACTCCTGTAGCTAATGGCAATAATTTTGCTTGCAGTGATAGTTTCGCTATTAACAATACAGACCCATCCGTTACTATAAATGCACAAAACTGCTGGTGGGGGAATATTACGGGGCCAGTCCATTCGGGTAATAAATATGCAAAGCTTGGTGAAAAAGTGAGTGACTATGTTAATTACCAAAACTTCAAAAAAGATGGTCCCTACAATGTTAGCACGGCTTCTATTGACTTAAGGATAGATTCAATCAAGGTCATGCAAGCCACTGATGATATGGATATGATTCAAGCCGGCAAAGGTGCCACAGTACGGTTATTCCTAAATATTGGCCGGTGTAAAGAGGTGGAGGACGTAATTGCACGTCTGGATTTCAATGGGCAGTATTTTTCTTCTGCGTTTGACGTAAACTCTGACGGTCCAAAGACAATCAAGTGTTCCCAGAGTTGGGTAACACGTGAACTACTGGATGGACAAAACACTATCAATTTCTACATACCTTACAGGCTTGTTAATGAAGGGAGTCTGAGTATCAATGCTGAAGTAGACCACCTCAACAGTATCTCCGAGAGAGACGAAGATAACAATGAAGTGGATACCTCCGGGACAATCAAACCTGTGCCGCCCCAATGGATAGTCTACTATTATGGATTGCGTGGGGGGGCATGGTCTTTTCCAGGGAGCGGACCTACAGAAGAAGAAATAAAGGAATTTTCAATGAAGAATCATTCTTTTCTGGAAAGTGCTTATCCTTGTCGTTTCTTAGCTATCCATCAAGGCTGGTCTGCCCCGGGGGCAGCCGGAATCACAGTAAGTGCGATGGCGTATCTGAAAAGCAAACTCCTCTTAACTTATGGGAATGCGCTTGCCGTGGGCATCGTGCCGGCAGATTATATGCCGGAGCACGGAATCTCGGCTGGCGGGATTTACCGATATACTGCGCTTGTAACTTACAGAGATTACAAAGACGATCAATGGTGTGCTGCTCACGAACTAAGTCATTCCTTTGACATCCTTGATGAATACTATGATATTGACAATCCAGAGACTCTCCCCTGGAAGGAACTGGAAAAACGTTATCCCAATGGGTATATGGCGAGTAATGGTTGGTGGGCAGAGAAGAAGAGAGATGGTTGTATCTATAACATCTGCCCGAAAGATTCGGCATCAGGCGCGAATGTTTACAGTTTTATGGGGAACAATGCTAACATAAAACACTGGATACCCAAAGTAGATTTTGATGCGCTGTACACCAAACTGTGTGTTACCAAGAAGAGCCAAGTGGATAGACGTCTTCTTGTAAACCTTATTTTGTATGCGAATGACTCGACCGTTGCCATGCCTTTCTACGAACTCCAACCAGGTAACCCAGATATCGGCACCCAGGGAGATTATGAACTACAGTGTCTCAATGCAACGAGTAATGTGCTTGCCAGTATGAAGTTCAATGCGGACTTTTCAGAGATTGATACATCGTGTGGTCTTGGAGTGTTTTACGTCTGTGTTGGGCTGGAATATCCCGTGAATACGGCCAGAATTGTACTGAAACACGGTGCTCAAAATATATTTCAGAGGATACTGACTCCAAGTTCTCCTACAGTTAAACTCCTCAGTCCGACCGGCGGAAGTATTCAGGACAGTATCGTAGTTGCGTGGTCTGCTGATGACCCGGATGGGGATACACTTGCCTATGCTGTTTTATATAAAAGCTCATCAGGTGCGGGATGGATGCCGCTTGTATCTGACCTTAAGGATACAAGTTATACGGTAGATGCCAACTGGCTGAACTCAGATAGTGCCTTTTTCAAAATAATTGCTACGGATGGCATTAATAGCACAGAAGACTCTTCGGATGCAGCTTCTGGGATAGCGAATCGCTTTCCGTCTCTCTCTATAAGTAAACCTTCCGATAGTTCAAGCTTTGCGCATACTCAAGAAATAATGCTTTCAGGAAGTGCTTACGACCAAGAAGATGGGACTCTTCCGGAATCATGCCTTGTGTGGATTTCAAACATAGATGATACTCTTGGTAGAGGAAGTTCAATAAAAAGTACCTTATCTCTTGGGGCACACCAGATATATTTTTCAGGGGTTGACAATAATGATGCAGAAACAATAGATACAATTACACTTTTTGTTGTTGCAGATACTTTGCCTGACCTCTTTATTGCTGAACAAGACATAAACGCACCAGACACTGTTGGAATTCTTGATACCTGTTACATTCGTGCTACCATACACAATGGCATCAGGGATGTAAACTGTATTGGAACCATCTATATAAATCTATGCGATTCTGCTCACGAACTAAAAAGCGAGGCAATATCGATTGAAGCAAATAGTACAGCCCAGATTCTAACTTTGTGGACACCTACAGTATCTGTAAAAGATACTATAATAGTGAAAATTACCGAGACAGATTTGCCGGAAACCGATACAACTAATAATATTGCGAAAAAAGCAATCTATGTTCGCACCATTGGCGAAGATTCAGACCAAAGGATTCCAAAAGTATTTTTCTTATCCCAAAATTATCCAAATCCTGCTTTAAGTTCTACAAACATACGATTTGGTATTCCGAGTGCAGGAACAGTAAACCTTACTGTTTACGATATTACAGGAAGGACAGTGAAAAACCTTGTTGCGAATAAAGAATATAAACCGGGGTATTATACAATAGTATGGGACAGATGCAATAACAGGGGAGAAAAAGTATCAAGCGGAGTCTATTTTATTAGGCTAAATAAAGACAACAACAGACTTACTCGTAAGACGGTCTTATTGAAGTAA
- a CDS encoding tetratricopeptide repeat protein has translation MKRQNLYDRQTGISYLLQKSKGLLRGKRFIHILAIIILGIIVYVNSFRNEFVYDDIPIIEKNPYIKNWKYIPKIFTTDIFCMKDDPSHRNNKNTNHYYYYRPFQSISNMLDYYLWRLNPTGYHFSNLLWHLLTAVLVYFFVNLISRTPRVSLITGLLFVVHPLHTEAVAYISGRTDLMVSSFILLTLILFIKYRQTSSIETGFNLRNQKKYYYYTGAIFSFIFALLSKETAVMLPFILVLYDYSLGLNINVLTLREKIKNNYSFLFLYAPFFLGTLLYILLRIYVLTFGNWPSGKINFYLRLLTTCKSIVLYLKLLFLPFGLYMDRILTITTSIFDPAVLVFIIIGIGVIMAYKYNRIVFFGALWFLLFFIPTSHLIVPLPRGMLEHWIYLPSIGFFMILATGIDKTLRLPFTTGFKNIIKFFIAAVILMYAGLTIRQNNIWKNQITLFQNILKYNSFCPETYNNLGNIYAQKGLLDEAIQEYKKALILNPDSPDIHNNLGDVYERKGLLDEAIQKYKKTLMLNPNTPGIHNNFGNIYTKKGLFEEAIQEYKKELILNPNFPEIHNNLGNIYAQKGLFDEAIQEYKKALILNPDSPEIHNNLGDVYERKGLFDKAINESKEAIKLKPDLAEAYNTLGNAYRAKGAIDSAIYEYNKALTIDSTCEASRKNLEYLQRLKTK, from the coding sequence ATGAAAAGACAAAACTTGTACGATAGGCAAACAGGTATAAGTTACTTACTACAAAAATCAAAAGGACTTTTAAGAGGGAAACGTTTTATCCACATCCTTGCAATAATTATCCTTGGTATAATCGTATATGTCAATTCTTTCAGAAATGAATTCGTTTATGATGATATTCCTATTATAGAAAAAAACCCTTATATTAAAAATTGGAAATATATTCCTAAAATCTTCACTACAGATATCTTTTGTATGAAAGACGATCCTTCTCACAGAAACAATAAAAACACTAATCATTATTACTACTATCGTCCTTTTCAGTCTATATCTAATATGCTTGATTATTATTTGTGGCGACTTAATCCAACAGGTTATCATTTTAGTAATTTACTATGGCATTTACTGACTGCAGTACTTGTGTATTTCTTTGTAAATTTAATCTCCCGCACCCCAAGAGTTTCGTTAATTACAGGTTTGCTTTTTGTCGTGCATCCCCTACATACGGAAGCGGTAGCCTATATTTCAGGCAGGACAGACTTAATGGTAAGCAGTTTTATATTATTAACGCTTATATTGTTTATTAAATATCGCCAAACTTCATCAATAGAAACAGGTTTTAACTTGCGTAATCAAAAAAAGTATTACTACTATACTGGTGCAATTTTTTCTTTCATATTTGCCCTGTTATCCAAAGAGACAGCAGTAATGCTTCCATTTATACTAGTATTGTATGATTACTCATTAGGGTTAAACATAAATGTTTTAACTTTAAGAGAAAAAATAAAAAATAATTACTCTTTTTTGTTTTTATATGCCCCTTTTTTCTTAGGAACTTTACTGTATATATTGTTGAGGATTTATGTTTTAACCTTTGGTAATTGGCCTTCTGGTAAAATCAACTTTTACTTAAGACTGCTTACTACCTGTAAAAGTATTGTTCTATATTTGAAATTACTTTTTCTTCCATTTGGGTTATACATGGACCGCATTTTAACTATAACAACTTCTATATTTGATCCTGCAGTTTTAGTATTTATAATTATAGGAATAGGAGTAATTATGGCATACAAATATAATAGAATTGTTTTCTTTGGTGCATTATGGTTTTTGTTGTTCTTTATCCCTACCTCTCATCTTATAGTACCTCTACCAAGAGGAATGCTTGAGCATTGGATATATCTTCCATCCATAGGGTTCTTTATGATTCTGGCAACAGGCATTGATAAAACTCTTAGGTTGCCTTTTACAACAGGGTTCAAAAACATTATAAAGTTCTTTATCGCTGCGGTAATTCTTATGTATGCCGGACTTACTATACGGCAAAACAATATTTGGAAAAACCAAATTACTTTATTTCAGAATATATTGAAATATAATTCTTTTTGCCCTGAAACATATAATAATCTTGGAAATATTTATGCACAAAAAGGATTGTTGGATGAAGCAATCCAAGAATACAAAAAAGCTTTAATACTAAATCCCGATTCACCGGATATACACAACAATCTTGGAGATGTTTATGAAAGAAAAGGATTATTAGATGAAGCAATCCAAAAGTACAAAAAAACTTTAATGCTAAATCCTAATACGCCTGGTATACACAATAATTTTGGGAATATTTATACAAAAAAAGGATTATTTGAAGAAGCAATTCAAGAATACAAAAAAGAGTTAATACTAAACCCCAATTTTCCTGAAATACATAACAATCTTGGAAATATTTATGCACAAAAAGGATTGTTTGACGAAGCAATTCAGGAATACAAAAAAGCTTTAATACTAAATCCCGATTCACCGGAGATACACAACAATCTTGGAGATGTTTATGAAAGAAAAGGATTGTTTGATAAAGCAATAAACGAATCTAAGGAGGCAATAAAACTAAAGCCTGATCTGGCAGAAGCATATAATACTCTTGGAAATGCCTATAGAGCTAAAGGGGCAATTGATTCAGCCATATATGAGTACAATAAAGCTTTAACAATAGACTCAACTTGTGAAGCATCAAGGAAAAATCTAGAATATTTACAGCGGTTAAAAACAAAATAA
- a CDS encoding DNA-binding response regulator, with translation MNARQEFLKKMEHNRSVLVVDDEPEFCKTLKMLFEKERYEVSYVLTGKEAIKKLEWKKFNVALLDIKLPDIEGTALIPVFKKIHPDIKIVMMTGHSTKENILHALNNGASYYFEKPFNIEELLTKIHALIEEQNKTSLNTKNTGESNTQEIALPQNLPFKVQKAVEYIKKNYANPDLGLKEIASSVTLNPKRFSFLWNTTTKVSLPDFINDIRTTNAKRLLLETTNYTSQIAHSVGFDFHNFNRVFKTKMGTSPLKYRNSHSQEFPT, from the coding sequence ATGAATGCAAGACAGGAGTTTCTTAAGAAAATGGAGCATAATCGAAGTGTTCTTGTGGTAGATGACGAGCCGGAATTTTGTAAAACGCTGAAAATGCTCTTTGAAAAAGAACGGTATGAAGTAAGTTATGTGCTGACAGGGAAAGAAGCAATAAAAAAACTTGAGTGGAAAAAATTCAACGTTGCTTTGCTTGATATTAAACTGCCGGACATTGAAGGGACAGCGTTGATTCCTGTTTTTAAAAAGATACATCCTGATATAAAAATAGTAATGATGACAGGGCACTCTACCAAAGAGAATATTCTCCATGCCTTAAACAACGGGGCATCATATTATTTTGAAAAACCGTTCAACATAGAAGAACTACTTACAAAAATTCATGCGCTAATTGAAGAACAAAATAAAACTTCGTTGAATACAAAGAATACAGGGGAATCAAATACACAGGAGATTGCGCTTCCCCAAAATTTACCCTTCAAGGTTCAGAAAGCAGTTGAATATATAAAAAAGAATTATGCAAATCCGGATTTAGGTTTAAAAGAGATTGCTTCTTCGGTAACTCTAAATCCTAAACGTTTTTCTTTTTTATGGAACACGACAACAAAAGTTAGCTTACCTGATTTTATAAATGACATTAGAACAACAAATGCAAAGAGACTGCTTTTAGAAACAACAAATTATACATCTCAAATAGCTCATAGCGTAGGATTTGACTTCCACAATTTCAATCGGGTTTTCAAAACAAAAATGGGAACTTCGCCACTTAAATATAGAAATTCCCATTCTCAAGAATTCCCCACATAG